The Pectobacterium sp. A5351 genome contains the following window.
CTGCCGTCATCACGGCGAATTTCCAGTTCTACGCCCTGTGTACGGTTCAGTGCACTTGTTGCGCTTTGACCCGCTACTCCGCCTGCTACTGCACCGGCTGCTGTCGCCAGACTACGACCAGTACCGCCGCCGACCGTGTTGCCCAGGAAACCACCCAGTACGGCACCGCCCAGCGCACCGATCACGTTAGAATCTTCCCCCGCCTGAATCTGAACCGGGCGCGTAGAAACAATCGTACCGTAGGTCACGGTCTGCACCTGTTTAGCTTCGGATGCACTGTAAACATCACCTGAAAGCGTACTGGTATTAGCACAACCAACCAGCGTGATACCGGCAAGGGTAACCACAAGTAAACGCTTCATCATAATACAAACTCCTTAATAGCGAATATGTCGGGCTGGCTCAGCCGCGGCCGACGCAGTGTTATACCAATAAATTATGGTCTGGCTCAGTGTAGCATGCCACTCTTTTTACTCTTTTTTTCAGAATATAATAGTGCGCTTAAATTGCGTATAAACAGAGGAGTAAATAGCACGAGAAGTGGCTTTTTTTGTAGCAAATATTATCAAAAACCTTCATTTGGTTAAAACCTGGTCCGTGTGGCAAAAACGCAAAAAATTTAATAATTCAGCGTGTTAACGTGCTACTTTTATTCTCGACATAACGGTTATTAGCGGTGTTCTCTTTTTATCCCATAGGACAAAGGCTACATAATGAGATCAGGCAGATATATTGGCGTAATGTCCGGCACCAGCCTGGATGGTGTGGATGTTGTGCTCGCCGCGATTGACGAACATACGGTTGCTCAGCAGGCCAGCTACTGCCACCCGATACCGCAGGACATCAAAATGGCCATCCTGGGGATGTGCCAGGGGCAGGCGGTAACGCTGTCGGCGCTGGGAAAGTTGGATACGCGTCTGGGTATCTTGTTTGCCGACGCTGTACTGGCGCTGCTTAAAGAGACGGAATTGGGGGCTCAGGATATTACGGCGATTGGTTGCCACGGGCAGACGGTCTGGCATGAGCCCACAGGCGACGCGCCCTGCACGTTGCAGATCGGCGATAATAATCGCATAGCCGCATTGACGGGCATTACGACCGTAGGGGATTTTCGCCGCCGTGATGTGGCTTATGGCGGGCAAGGCGCACCGCTGGTGCCATCGTTCCATCATGCGTTGCTGTTACATCCTGTCGAACGGCGTATCGTGCTCAATGTTGGGGGTATCGCCAACCTGTCGCTGTTGGTACCGGGGGCGCCCGTACGCGGTTACGATACGGGGCCTGGAAATATGTTGCTGGATGCCTGGATATGGCGGCACTGCGCACAACCGTACGATAAAGATGCTGTGTGGGCGATGAGCGGGCAGGCTAACCCGCTATTGCTTCGTCGGATGTTGACCGATCCTTATTTTGCGTTACGGGCGCCCAAAAGCACCGGACGTGAGTATTTCAACCTGAGCTGGTTGGAAAGAATGCTGGCTGGGCTGCCGCCGATGGCACCGCAGGATGTTCAGGCAACGCTGGCTGAATTAACCGCGATGAGCATCGCCGAACAGGTGCTGCTGGTTGGTGGATGCGAGCGTTTACTGGTTTGTGGCGGTGGGGCGCGTAATCCACTCATCATGGCGCGTCTCTCGGCGCTGCTGCCGGGCATTGAAGTCAGCACGACGGATGAATGTGGCGTGAGCGGTGATGATATGGAAGCGTTGGCATTTGCCTGGTTGGCATCACGCACGCTGTCGGGACTGCCGGGCAATCTGCCGTCCGTAACGGGAGCAAGTCAGGAAACCGTGTTAGGCGCGATTTATCCGGCCAACGCGGATTAATCAGATTTTGCCGAGAGGTTCAGGTTTATCCTCTTGTTAAACTTCAAAGAGCGGCAGCGTCAGTTGCCGCCATTGACAAGAATGACAGGAGAAAAGAATGAAACGATTGCTGACGGGGACAGCGCTGATTCTGCTGAGCGGATGCAGCTATTTTGGCCATAAACAAACGGTGGAAACGCTGCATTATCAATGCGGCACGATGCCGCTGACGGTGACGCTACAGCAGGGCGGCGAAGCGCCTTCGCAGGTGAGTTTCCTGTTGGACGGCGAACGTCTGACTCTCCCTCAGGTGGTATCCGCTTCTGGCGTTCGATACAGCAATGACACCTACACATTCTGGAGCAAAGGCGATCGCGCATTTATCCAACGTGGTGAACGGGTTATCGTAGACGACTGCGTGTTGGCACCGCTGTAACTGTATCGCCCGTTCGCGGTGCGACTGCTGATTGCGATTTTTCGGGTACGGGAGCAAAATGGGATTTTCGCCCGCTTCTGGCCCGACATTGCGACAGCAGGACATTATGACTCAGGAACGTTTCCGCTCTGATAGTACTCCTCTTCAACCCGCCGATATCGCCGACATCCGCCGTGAATACACGCGTGGCGGGCTTCGCCGTAGCGATCTTCCCGCTAACCCGCTGGATTTATTCGAACGCTGGCTGAAGCAGGCCTGCGACGCGAAGCTGGCCGATCCTACCGCAATGTCCGTCGCGACCGTGGATGAGCATGGGCAGCCTTATCAGCGTATCGTTCTGCTGAAACACTATGATGAGAAAGGCATGGTGTTTTATACCAATATGGGCAGCCGCAAAGCTCATCATCTGGAAAACAATCCACGCATTAGCCTGTTGTTCCCTTGGCATATCCTGGAGCGACAGGTGATGGTGCTGGGGCGGGTGGAGAAACTCCCCACGCTTGACGTGCTGAAATATTTCCACAGCCGCCCGAAAGACAGCCAGATTGGCGCGTGGGTATCTAAGCAGTCCAGCCGGATTTCAGCGCGCGGCGTGCTGGAAAGCAAATTTTTGGAATTGAAGCAAAAATTCCAGAATGGCGAGGTGCCTTTACCGAGCTTCTGGGGGGGCTTCCGCGTCGTGATCGATTCTGTGGAGTTTTGGCAGGGCGGTGAGCACCGCTTGCACGATCGATTTTTCTATCAGCGACAGGGAGAAGGCTGGCAGATTGATCGTTTAGCGCCTTAATCGAGAAATATCCGTGTTAAACGCTGGCGCTCCTATCATCAGCACTTTATTCTATGAAGTTTCGCGTTGACTAGACATTGCGCAGCAATAGGGCGCTTATAGCGTGTTGCGTAAGGTAATGCGACAGCGAAATCATCATGCGGCAGCAGGCAGGTATGCTGCGCATTTCTCACGGCGTTGTGCGTATCCCAAAAAGGGAACGTAACGGCCTGTTTTTTATAAAAATGGAGTTATCGATGGCGAGTAGTAACCTGATTAAACAATTGCAAGAGCGGGGCTTGATTGCCCAGGTGACGGATGAGGGTGCGTTAGCAGAGCGGCTGGCGCAAGGGCCAATTGCACTGTATTGCGGCTTCGATCCCACCGCTGACAGCTTGCATTTGGGGCATCTGGTGCCGCTGCTCTGCCTGAAACGCTTTCAGTTGGCCGGGCACAAACCGGTGGCACTGGTAGGCGGCGCCACGGGGCTGATCGGTGACCCCAGCTTTAAAGCCACAGAGCGCAAGCTGAACACGGCTGACACCGTAGGGGAATGGGTAGAGAAAATCCGTCGTCAGGTGTCTCCATTCCTGGATTTCGACTGCGGCAAAAACAGCGCCATTGCGGCCAATAACTACGATTGGTTCGGCAGTATGAACGTGCTGGATTTCCTGCGTGATATCGGCAAACATTTCTCCGTTAATCAGATGATTAACAAAGAAGCCGTTAAACAGCGCTTAAACCGTGATGACGTTGGTATTTCTTTCACCGAGTTTTCTTACAACCTGCTGCAGGGCTATGACTTTGCCTCGCTGAACAAACAGCATGACGTTGAACTGCAAATCGGTGGTTCTGACCAGTGGGGCAACATCACCTCCGGTATTGATTTGACGCGCCGTATGAACCAAAAACAGGTTTACGGTTTGACTGTGCCGCTGATCACCAAATCTGATGGGACGAAATTCGGTAAAACGGAAGGCGGCGCGATCTGGCTTGATGCCAGCAAGACCAGCCCTTACAAATTCTACCAGTTCTGGATCAACACGGCGGATGCCGATGTGTACCGCTTCCTGAAATTCTTCACGTTCATGAGTCTTGAAGACATCGATGCGCTGGAAGAAGAAGATAAAAATAGCGGTAAGGCTCCGCGCGCGCAGTACGTGTTGGCGGAAGAAGTGACCCGTATGGTGCATGGCGAAGCGGGTCTGGAAGCGGCTCGTCGTATTACACAAAGCCTGTTCTCTGGCGCATTGCAGGATATGACGCAGGACGATTTTGCCCAACTGGCTCAGGATGGTATGCCGATTATCGAACTGGAAAACGGCGCTGATTTGCAACAGGCGTTGGTGAGTGCCGAGTTGGTACCGTCCCGCGGTCAGGCCCGTACGATGATCTCCTCGAATGCGGTAACGATTAATGGCGAAAAACAGGCCGATCCTGAATACACCTTTAATGCTTCCGATCGTCTGTTTGATCGTTACACTTTGCTGCGTCGTGGTAAAAAGCACTACTGCTTGATCTGCTGGAAAGCATAAGCATTACCAATAAGGGAGCGTTAGCTCCCTTTCTTCTTGTAAGTTGAGGCGCGCAGGCGCTGGCAAGGATTTGAGTTGTATCTAATGAAAAATATACTTTCCATCCAATCCCATGTCGTTTTTGGTCATGCTGGTAACAGCGCGGCAGAGTTTCCAATGCGCCGTATGGGCGCAAACGTTTGGCCGTTGAATACGGTGCAATTCTCGAACCATACCCAATACGGCCACTGGACGGGGTGTGTAATGCCTGCGAGTCACCTGACCGAAGTGGTGCAGGGGATTGCGAATATAGACAAGCTGAAAACCTGTAATGCCGTGCTGAGTGGTTATATCGGTTCGGCGGAACAAGGGGAACATATCCTGGGGATTGTCCGTCAGGTAAAAGCCGCCAATCCTGATGCGCTATATTTCTGCGATCCGGTGATGGGGACGCCAGAGAAAGGCTGCATCGTCGCGCCCGGCGTATCTGGGTTTCACTGTCAGCAGTCGCTGCTTGCGGCCGATATTATTGCGCCGAATCTGCCTGAACTGGAACTGCTCGGTGGCCGCACTGTACATAACGTGGCGGAGGCCGTGGAAACCGCGCGCGCGCTGTGTGAAAAAGGGCCAAAAATTGTTCTGGTCAAACACCTTAGCCGAGCGGCTGCGCGTGAAGACAGCTTCGAAATGCTGCTGGTCACGCCGACGGATGCCTGGCATATCAGCCGTCCGTTGGTGGAATTTGAACGTCAGCCTGTCGGCGTGGGCGATTTAACCAGTGGCTTGCTACTGGTTAACTTGCTGAAGGGCGTGGCGTTGGATAAAGCGCTGGAGCACACCACGGCGGCTGTCTATGAAGTCATGCTGGTGACGAAAGAGATGAATGAATATGAGCTGCAACTGGTCGCTGCTCAGGATGGGATTGCTAATCCGCGTCATCATTTCCAGGCGATTCGCCTGTCGTAAAATGTATAACGCCCCGTGTGTCGGGGCGTTATTGCATGCTATTTTTCAACCTTTCAACCTTTCAACCTTTCAACCTTTCAACCTTAAGCGCGGTCACGACCGAAGGGCGTTCGGCAATATGGTCGAGGTAAGCCGCCAGCGCAGGGTAGCGGAACATATCCAGTTTTAGCGACTGTGCCCAGCGCATCACGGTAAACAGATACGCATCGGCGATACTAAAACGGTTAGCGACCAGATAGTTTTGTTCACTTAACACCAGATTGATATAACGGAATTTGACCTGCAAATATTCCATCAGCAGCTCTTTATAGGTTTCCGGTGTGCCAGGACGGAAGAGCGGCGTAAACGTTTTGTGGAGCTCTGCAGAAATGTAATTCAGCCATTCGAGGGTATGGTAGCGAGCCATGCTGCCGGTAGGGGCGATAAGGTTACAATGTGGAACCAGGTCGGCAATGTACTCGGCGATCGCGACACCTTCAGTCAGGATAGAACCATCATCCAGTTCTAGCGCTGGCACCATTCCTTTCGGGTTGATGAACGTATAGTCGGTTCCACGCTCTGTCTTTTTCGTGCGCAGGTTGACTTTCTCCAGCTTGAATTCCAGTTTGGATTCGATCAAAACGATGTGTGTAAATAGAGAACTGCTTTCAGCTTTATAAAACAGTTTCATGGAAACCCCTTCCTATTATTATTTTTCCATCAACACATGCGCTGATGATTGTTGAATAGCTACATGTCGTTTTTTTACAACAAAATGTAACGGGAGAGTGTGAGGCTTCTTGCAAAATACCCCTTATGTCTGATTTTTGTCCGAAACTCAGGTGAGTTTGACGGGCAACGTCAAATTTTCATACGTCATTCCGGGGAAAAAGGGGCAGCGGCTATCCGGTGCCAGAATGTGACATTGTCACACTCAGCCATTCCTTTATTGATTTTTATTTCCTCTTTCCTCTTTCCTCTTTCCTCTTTTCAATCGCTAACGACTATCGCTGCGTTTATATCGTATTGTTGCAAAAACGTTATTTTTTGTTTGTGTTATCTTTAAATAAGACCGCAGGCTCAGGCTGGTTATTGATTAATCGCCCGATGCAGAATAATGAGTATGCCCTAAATAATTCGAGTTTCAGGACAAACGTCAACGTTTGAACAACGCAAAGCGTTGGCCCGCCAGGGCGAGGCCCACGATGGGCC
Protein-coding sequences here:
- a CDS encoding glycine zipper 2TM domain-containing protein; amino-acid sequence: MMKRLLVVTLAGITLVGCANTSTLSGDVYSASEAKQVQTVTYGTIVSTRPVQIQAGEDSNVIGALGGAVLGGFLGNTVGGGTGRSLATAAGAVAGGVAGQSATSALNRTQGVELEIRRDDGSTIMVVQKQGDTKFSAGQRVAMASNGRSITVSPR
- the anmK gene encoding anhydro-N-acetylmuramic acid kinase — its product is MRSGRYIGVMSGTSLDGVDVVLAAIDEHTVAQQASYCHPIPQDIKMAILGMCQGQAVTLSALGKLDTRLGILFADAVLALLKETELGAQDITAIGCHGQTVWHEPTGDAPCTLQIGDNNRIAALTGITTVGDFRRRDVAYGGQGAPLVPSFHHALLLHPVERRIVLNVGGIANLSLLVPGAPVRGYDTGPGNMLLDAWIWRHCAQPYDKDAVWAMSGQANPLLLRRMLTDPYFALRAPKSTGREYFNLSWLERMLAGLPPMAPQDVQATLAELTAMSIAEQVLLVGGCERLLVCGGGARNPLIMARLSALLPGIEVSTTDECGVSGDDMEALAFAWLASRTLSGLPGNLPSVTGASQETVLGAIYPANAD
- a CDS encoding MliC family protein, translated to MKRLLTGTALILLSGCSYFGHKQTVETLHYQCGTMPLTVTLQQGGEAPSQVSFLLDGERLTLPQVVSASGVRYSNDTYTFWSKGDRAFIQRGERVIVDDCVLAPL
- the pdxH gene encoding pyridoxamine 5'-phosphate oxidase, coding for MTQERFRSDSTPLQPADIADIRREYTRGGLRRSDLPANPLDLFERWLKQACDAKLADPTAMSVATVDEHGQPYQRIVLLKHYDEKGMVFYTNMGSRKAHHLENNPRISLLFPWHILERQVMVLGRVEKLPTLDVLKYFHSRPKDSQIGAWVSKQSSRISARGVLESKFLELKQKFQNGEVPLPSFWGGFRVVIDSVEFWQGGEHRLHDRFFYQRQGEGWQIDRLAP
- the tyrS gene encoding tyrosine--tRNA ligase, whose product is MASSNLIKQLQERGLIAQVTDEGALAERLAQGPIALYCGFDPTADSLHLGHLVPLLCLKRFQLAGHKPVALVGGATGLIGDPSFKATERKLNTADTVGEWVEKIRRQVSPFLDFDCGKNSAIAANNYDWFGSMNVLDFLRDIGKHFSVNQMINKEAVKQRLNRDDVGISFTEFSYNLLQGYDFASLNKQHDVELQIGGSDQWGNITSGIDLTRRMNQKQVYGLTVPLITKSDGTKFGKTEGGAIWLDASKTSPYKFYQFWINTADADVYRFLKFFTFMSLEDIDALEEEDKNSGKAPRAQYVLAEEVTRMVHGEAGLEAARRITQSLFSGALQDMTQDDFAQLAQDGMPIIELENGADLQQALVSAELVPSRGQARTMISSNAVTINGEKQADPEYTFNASDRLFDRYTLLRRGKKHYCLICWKA
- the pdxY gene encoding pyridoxal kinase PdxY — encoded protein: MKNILSIQSHVVFGHAGNSAAEFPMRRMGANVWPLNTVQFSNHTQYGHWTGCVMPASHLTEVVQGIANIDKLKTCNAVLSGYIGSAEQGEHILGIVRQVKAANPDALYFCDPVMGTPEKGCIVAPGVSGFHCQQSLLAADIIAPNLPELELLGGRTVHNVAEAVETARALCEKGPKIVLVKHLSRAAAREDSFEMLLVTPTDAWHISRPLVEFERQPVGVGDLTSGLLLVNLLKGVALDKALEHTTAAVYEVMLVTKEMNEYELQLVAAQDGIANPRHHFQAIRLS
- the gstA gene encoding glutathione transferase GstA; protein product: MKLFYKAESSSLFTHIVLIESKLEFKLEKVNLRTKKTERGTDYTFINPKGMVPALELDDGSILTEGVAIAEYIADLVPHCNLIAPTGSMARYHTLEWLNYISAELHKTFTPLFRPGTPETYKELLMEYLQVKFRYINLVLSEQNYLVANRFSIADAYLFTVMRWAQSLKLDMFRYPALAAYLDHIAERPSVVTALKVERLKG